AAATCATTTGCCTCACCAGaaacaatattcaaattatGAAACTGTCGACTGATTAAAATTAGTTGTtgaacgtccagtggcaaatattccatgtatAATTATCATGCAGAGATCATAACCTTTCTCCACAAGAGGCATCGGATTTGAAGTCCCCATTTTGATTTTGTATCTTGTTTGATGTTGTGTGTCTGTTCGTCTTTTTTCGTTTTGAGTCATGTGGTTGTCAGTTCGTTTTCTATCTGCGGTTTTGACAGTCCCTTTTCTATGTTTCGTCTATCTTTTAATGAAACTTTAAtaagatttatataaaagatattttataatttgaaaaaaaatgttaaatatatgtttaatattcCATAAGGCGTTTTGAAAGACAATATTAAGGGGAAAGTCTAACATGCTTTCAATGTTTGTTTGATGCGTCTTGCTCTTTATGTTCTTTGATTCTCAAATTctcaagtacatgtataaccatTAAGTTCAATTTCGCACTTAAGTTATAATTGGGTGAAGagtgtttgattttaaaaagcaaatataCTCAGgatagaaaaaaaggaaaatctaAGATACTAacactaaatttttttttttcaaaagcgAAGCTCCATATGCAAAATGTTAGGATATACTCAAGTCAAATACAATCAGGTAAACTGTCAaactaatatattttatgtcatgaatatttcaaaaatcggtataaaacatgtttattcttGGTCTTTTCAATTGAAATCAAACAGGCTAAAAGAAACTTCCACTTACTAGTGACATTTTCCGTTTCAAAGGACATTCAGCATTTGTGGATTTTGCGATGTAAACGCTTACGATCCGTACCATCATGACCATCGACTCTTTATCTTCATGGTTAGAAAGATGGCATGGGTGAAGACAGTTCTTTACTAAGGAAGTCATTGCATGAGCTTTAATACATGCACAACACTTGTTTGATAtgtactttctttttttcagtattgagtaaaacattatattttattgaacagCATAGTTTTCTGGTTCTTGAACGGATTAACAGTATAGAGAAAATGAGttacacaaattaaaaatcaactTTATTGGCTATTTACCAAACCTCAAAAAGACACGAACCTAcatcttttaaaagtaaatgaatagAGGCTAGATTGGTCTTCGGAAACAATTTCAGTTATCTTTCTTTCAACTTAAATCATACTGTTAATGGTCGTGGATGCAAGATGGCGCAAATTTAACGAGAACTTGACAATTGAAACTCATAATactcaaaatatttagaattgtaACGGATTTCAagcaaaaaatgtttgatatcgtttcattgtaatttttctattttttattattacatgttTTTCAGGAAATTACGGTAAACGTTGCAAATTGTGAtcgttttcattttcttttaaaacaactCGACATGTGGGCAAatcaattatatctataaaaagttatattacattttgtacCAGTTGAGTTGATTCATTTGTAGGTCAACTATCTGACATAAATATGTAGGTGGATCGGTGTACGATGTcttttacatttacaaatatatattgatgaatgtaatgaaaattactttcgttattttaaaaatcctttcttaaatgataaaaaggaaaaacacTGGCGATATTGTATATGCCTTACATACGGTATAGCTATGAATTCCAAATACAATAATAAGTATCAAAAgaacaaggattataatttaatacgccagacatgcgtttcgtctacattggactcatcagtgacgatcagatcaaaatagttgtaaatcCAAACAACTCCAGAGTTAAAGAGCAATGATGACccaaatttccaaaatgttgttttaaatactGCTAAGCTAACCTATTCATGGGACAGGACAATCTTTAGTTTTCGAAaacttcaaagttttgtaacaggaaatttattaaaaatgacaatttagttaatattcatgtcaaaaccgaaatgctgactactgggcaggtgataccctcagggacgaaACGTATACCAGCAGTGGCTTCGAGCCAGTGGTGTGAACTAACCATAGTTAGTATGAATCAGTTAATGAatgtttcatatatatatatatatatatattatctgtTTATATCATATCAAGAATCTGATGATTTCcatgtaattatatttagtgaaataacaatagataaatggaattgagataaaaaaacgaatataactattttgatctgagcgccactgatgagtcttatgcagacaaaacgcgtgtctggcgtattcCTTGttcttttgataactatttttgtatttggaaTTTATAGCTATTCCGGTTTTTTTTCGGCGAACACGACCTGGGATTATGGGTGATTTGAGGTCGAGTAATTTGGATTTGGGTTGTAATTCCGTACCTTTCATGATACTAGTAAATCAAAGGGAAACCaacaaaattacagaaatccAAAGGAattgttattataaatatataaggatttcattataaacttgcaaaataaaaatctaaaacaactaatttatatagattagaccgttggttttcccgtttgaatggttttacactagtaattttggggccctttatagcttgttgttcggtgtgagccaaggctccgtgttgaaggccttactttaacctataatggtttaatttttaaattgttatttggatggagagttgtctcattggcactcacacacaacttcctatatctatataaaggaatggaaaacaactgcaTGTTCATGACAAGGTAGACACACATATATTATGACATGTATGATGTCTCGGGTTCTTCAGACCATGTCAACGTATTTAAATTCACAACATCGTGATATGCATTATTATGCGAGCTCAACAGAGTGATACTAACAGTGTGATGACCGATAAATAACGGCAACGGTAgtatataccgctgttcaaaactcataaatccatggacaaaaaaaacaaaatcggggaacaaactaaaaccgaaagaaacgcattaaatctaagaggaaaacaacgagaacactaaaatgtaacacatacagaaacagaccaagaatcagacaaaatcccacgagaataacaaatataacatcaaaaccaaatacatgaatttgggatagacaagtaccgtgacacgtcttttCGCAAAGTAATATGTAAGTTTATCAAAAAGATCTTCATGAATTGCCACTGTAGAGAATATATGATTTCTCAAACATCGAATAATTAACCATTGTTTACGATTCGAGGACTGTAcagtgtttttaatttgtaaccttaaatagttttatatttgtattcgTCGTAAAGGATTAATTTTCATTCTTTGTACAAAACCTATAGTTAGCTATTATAACAATGAGATCTTGTTTTGTttcctgaatatgcatgcaACCTTTTATACCACGCGTTTATGAAGAAAGAACCAAGCAATCAATAAGTTCAAGAAGACTAATCACCTATTTCTCTCCCGATATCCCTTTGTTGTTCTAAtgatatcttttcatttttttactggTATCCCTCTACTGTTCTACTGATATCCATATATTGCTCTATTGATATTCcttgattaatttattgatatCCTTCCAATGTTCGACTGATATCCCTTTATTGTTTTGCTGATATTTTTTCCCTTTGATATCCCTGTATTGATCTGCTGATCAACCTATTTTGTTCTACTAATATACATGTTTAGTTCTACTGATATTCCTCCATTACATTATTAACATTTCTCTTTTTCCGTACATATATCACTATACTGTTCTACCGAGATTGCATTATTGTTCtacttttgttatttcattatcGGTTTGCCTCTATTGCTCTACTGATATTCCTCTATTACTCTTCTAAAATCCTTCCATTACTCTACTGATGTACTTCATTGTTCTACTTATATCCTTCTAAATATCATCCCTTAGCTCTACTGAAACTATATGTCATCtgatattaattgatttttctactgaTATCCATTTATTGTTCTACTGGATTGTTCTACATGAGCATCAATGGACTATTATTAAAATGAACTCAAACAGAAGTCTTTAAAGACACAACACATCCACAGCTCTTCGCAAAATATACCCTCTATTGGATTATTACATTTGCATGATTAATTCAAAAGATCTTTTATAGTACACAAAATCAAGACTATTTCAccttgcaatagtattaaaacatttgatttttcgACACAATACACAGATATTACACATTCCAAGATCGAAGATCAATCGACAGAGTTTTTATTGCTTCgtttcattaaaaagaatggTCAACACAGCAACGTATTTTTCTTAggaagggataaatcctactttgtaaagaatcactctgattcaaacaaaaattctcTAAAACAAACATCAAGATACTTTGGAGAACGCGTTTTTCAACAGATTGTCGGCAATCaaatgggaaccaattgtgcccctcttcttgtcgACTCTTTTATCAATATAAGACTGACTTCATAGGCTCAGGAAGTAAGATATAAAGTTAACAATATCAtttaactggtttttttttccacTTTATAGATGGTGTTCTCTCACtagataattcaaaatttggtgactatgttgtaTTGAATGCGTCTACCTCATCAAACTAGAGATATGGGATACAGCAGATACAGAAATGTCTTTCTCATATCAAAAATAAcatcaagaaaacaaaaactccgacaatagttatcaaagataccaggatcaaaatttagtacaccatatgcgcgtttcttctacataagattcatcagtcacgctcatatcaaaatatttataaagccaaacaagtacaaagtaaaagagcattgaggataaaaaaaaatgcaaaaagctgttccaaatacggttaaggtaatctatgcctggtataaataaatccttagtttttcgtaaaattcaaagttttgtaaacaggaaatttataaaaatgaccccattattgatattcatgtcaacatcgaaatgttgactactgggcttgttaTACCCTCggtgacgaaacgtccaccagcagtgccatcgacccagtggtgtaaatagttatcgatggtaatttgattataatttagtacgccagacgcgcgtttcgtctacagaagactcatcagtgacgctcatatcaaaatatttataaagccaaactagtacaaagttgatgaagagcattgatgatccaaaattccaaaacgagATGATTTCCCAATTGTAaactttctatttctatgtAGAAACATTCCAGTAGTGCCTGCaaacggagtatatatctcccaattcaTACGATCTTCCCGGGATTGTATTTTTGATAATGATTTCCTTGCTAAAAAGTTGATGCTCAAAATGAATCTATTAAAGCAAGAATTTCAAAttgtgaagttaaaatcatccccTCGTCACAAAAGCATGTTTGTTGAgtacgtgtttaacatgtacaacaggagattaattttaatgacagatcACTGGGTATTGTAATCCCCGGGTTTTTACAAGAAATGTCACGCTGAGTTCACTGCATACGAAAAACATATCAATCCATTCAGACTCAATTTTCGGACGCCATCAAGAGTTGGTTGAATTACCGTTTACcagatgatatcagatatgttcctcaTGTCGTAACTAGAACCCCTGCCCTTTTCACCAATGTGACATACCAAATCAGACAATCAAccggtttgtaataacatgagtaACACGACAGGCGCCACATTTGGAGCAGGGTCTGCTCATTCTTCAGGAGCACATGAGATCCCTAAAATTTTGGGTGTGGTACGTGTTGCTGCATCTTCTGTATTTTATGTTGTTTCTTGAATGTGTacttttgttagtttatttctCTTTTCTGTTTCAGCCATGggattgtcagtttattttagatctaaaatgtatgagtttgactgtccctctgatatctttcacCCCTTTTGTATGCTAAGTTTTGTTAAACCTATTTCAACGATGGTAAATAAAGTTGCTCCAGAAAGGCTGAcagttaaaaactaaaacatgCATAATAAACTCAAAATGTTACTCTTTCCATTAGTAACggataaattataataataatccAGACTAATTATATAAATGCTCATAAAACAATGCTTCTTGTTGAAAGCCATACgttgacctatagctgttaatgtctctgtctcttttggagagttttctcattggcgaCCACACTacattgtcttttgttttacatgttttaaatataaacagtaTATAAGAGGGACTTGCCGGTTGATGATTGACAATCAACAGATTATCGGACATTATATAGAGTTGTCAAATGTAACAGAAATTATAAATGGCAAGAAAGGAAAGAATTCTACAAATAATGTTCAGTGCTATGAATAGTTCATAGTGTATTTAATTTAACTCAGTAAGATTGACAGATTGCAAACGCGTTCAAACGTGATGATGTCTCCTTCTATGACAGGGTTTTGTAGGTTTAGTTGTTGTCGCAGTTGTTGTCtcagttgttgttgttgtggTTGTTGTCGGACACCCCCCTTCTGGTATAGTGTCACTTGCGCTACATGGATTAGAACTTTGACACGATGACACCGCACCGCATGGAAGTGATGCTATGGTCATAGCTAcatcaataaatacaaaaaaagcgtagcaaattaaaacaaaatgataagcAAAAATAATTGAGTATACAGCCAGTAAAAGTATACCGTTTAAAACTATTACTGCAAATATCTGAGTTTGGCAATCATTGATTCTTATTTCTATTCAATATACACTGCTGTTTAAATGCACGCTTTGTTTGGAATGGTGCTAGTTCTAGTAAAGAAAATATGCGCTTTAATGTGTATAAAACTTAACATTAGAATATTCATGACTGATTATtgcaattgtattaaaatacactttttcaaattcatttataacttgtataacatgtataatgcgacaaatttatattttttttatcaaaataaaactttcttCAAACACTTTGAGCAAACTTCCGCgttgaaatatgaatatatagaATGTCATTTGATAGGAAGCGTCaatatttttggtgtttttttcataCCCCCACGTCGTATGTGTTTGCTGATAATATACTCTAGGACTGACGTCATAGAATGCCCGACTCAAACATTAATTTTGCTGTTTGTTGAGTAACTTTTAAAACCCTTTACGATAATATGAGCATCTACATTTGCTCGTGAATCTTTGGTTCAGTAATCTATGTGTGAAAATATAACGTCAtgaaaacattgattatatCATCTTGGAACACATGAAGATCACCCCCAGTTCTTGGTaggattcgtgttgtttattctttagttttctatgttgtatcatgtgtactattgtttttctgttcgtctttttcatttttaaccatggcgttgccagtttgttttaaatttatgagtttgactgtccctttgttatctttcgtccctctcttatAATTGGTAAGAAAAATGTTCAAACAGTTTATTCTGACATAGCGGTTTAGTGTTATAGAAAATATCTTTCTTATTCATCAGATAAATTGTAATAAACTAAACTTCATGTTATGATATGCATACACGTCTTTTTTCGTCAATCTTATTAAAGACACAAccgtaaattgtaaaaagaaatgatttagcaaatgtttcctttaaaatgttgtatatttCTATACCTACGTGAAAATCCAGATTCTGATATCATTTCCAGAAAttggagaaaagaaaaaaaacatacatgtatataaattttaCTTGTAATTATTTATCGACTGAAAATAGAAACCAATGttacttttaagtttttttctttattatttcaaaatattggatATCTCAATTACTATGCAAAATACTAAAACACAAAacgatcattttttttaacaatggtTAGAAACTGTCACCATGGTCACAAAAAGAAGTCCAATAATGTTAATTGATTGTTTGGTTGGTTAATATTTTGTCTCATATTCGGAATCCTCTTGCTTTAGTCACCTAGTGCTATTTACACTATGCTCGCTAATCTCTACCATTACATAGAgtttcaaaaaacatttaatgaaatccttggtattttgttttataagttaTCGAAAGACACAAAAGAAGTCAACgccaaatatatgaaaaatcatgcaaacttttaaatagattatatATAATAACCAAGAGTCCCTTTATGATTTGTTCTGCGTTTAAGGTCCGTTCGattaataacacatttttttagaaatcgTGTTTTCAAAGAGCAGCCTGCATCCCTAATTTTGAGAAAGCAAAACAGGAAAATATAATTACCTTGAGCTAGGAGTGCATCGAATCCTCCATTAGGATTACAAAGATTACATACAACAGGCGGGCTCGAAGTAATTGaagctttaaaataaatattgaatgtaAGTTAGTCTGTACAATCATAGGGTTATTGGATATAAGATATGTGAaattagtgccaatgagacaactctctatccaaatatactcattaaaatataagataaagcAAAGCATATGAAAAACACGACAAAATACCATTCATGTAAATCTTTTTAAGTAGAGTAGTTATACGTTTTGCACGGTACTtgtccgtttcgtttccgttttgtatccgttacgtgtccgttatacatccatTGGAGGTCTGGAAGATAAATTCACCGACAGACTTCTACCATACGGAACGGAtgagaaacggacttctaccggacgtataacggataaaacggatgatgaacggatcgGAAACGGATAGattccaattgaaaatttcgcgtcagaaatgccaattattggtatgtcaAATTTCTTTaggttcatgaattcttattattcataatcgatcttagaaTATAAGCacgtcttcacaatcaagcagtTCTTATTTAGGCCAGACACTGCACTTTGGcggaattttgaagaacaaaccaaaaccagttacacagaagCATTTTGAGCATGTATGCGATTTACATGacttttgtattattattgtcacctttgatttttccgtatatctttttaatccgttttatccggtacgcttccgttaggtgtccgttttatgcggtactcgtccgttcAATGTACGTTCAatatccgttctgtccggtatgtgtccgtttctcgtacgttgcatatccggTGCATGTCCATTATGCATCCGTTACACGTCCGTTTTATTCGGTCAGTATCAACAGACACCCAGTGGATAACAATTTagaacggacaacttttattttcatccgttagacgtccgtccgTGCTCTCCGGcgaggtgtgaccgaggctttagcTCAGCTTGTAGAATAAGACTAATTTTGGCTTGCTAGCTTTGTTTGTATACATTTCTGctaaagtatttatatttaaattcaatccTCCAGGAAAACATCCAATCAAATTGATGAGTAATTTTTACAGGTATAACTTCGCCTAGTTATATCATCTGCAGACGTCAGGCGTAATGGCAATGATTGACCAAACTTGACCAATATACAAACAATGAACGCATGTCAACAAAAGTTTCACTTTTCAAGCATAAGAAATTTAACTCTAACAGTACGTTGTTTATCTAGGCAACACAAATTTTTACCATTGACCCTTACCCATCACACTGCAGTGGCGAATTAGTATACCTGAACATTATCTTACCTCCAGTTCCAAAGCTGAATGAAATGGGTGACGTACCAGGAGTGTAGtcaaaaatataacatacaaaCTTCTCCTCACTGTTCACTCTTAAAAAAGGAAGTAAATAAGACTGACAtgtgtttatcaattttgtcgtttttttataattccaaaatgtaagtttatttcaaaattcttttttttatagatgtaCATTTCTTAGTATTCCCTTGGTTGGTAAACTTGGTTAAGTCTAGAAATTGGGAAGTCCAAAGCTGATACATTGTTGCCTCTTTTATCAAACTTGAcaattggaaagttgaaatcatcacatATGTCATTAATGCTAGGTTAAAGTAGTTTTTGTACATGTAGGGCAATATTGAAGACCAGATCCAGATATGCATGCTGCATACCTCAAATTTCAATAAGTATCGATAATATCATGttcaaaagaatatataaaatgtaaatatacatcaaaattgTTCTGTGAGAATTCTACTTCATATGTTTACAACACAAAGCCACAAAGTAgtgttaaaaatatcaatttcccgttgaagacaaaatatcaatccaacaaacatgacaaagaaaagaaatatgatGTCGATCAacaaattgtgataatttcatcTAAATCATATTTGTTCTGTTGTTGATCTACACGAAGTAAGATTTttcattacttaaaaaaaaattgttttgttctttCCATATTGTAAAAGTTCTGATATGATACAGTCCATCTTTAAATTGTGCAGAATCTGAATTAGATCGTTTGCCTTCCGACACAATTGcaaaatacaattgaaaaagTAATATCGGTGATAATATTAAATGCTTTTTGGTAGTATTGTTTGGGTTCAAAAGCATTTTTGTATAAAGCACTGAatcactgaaaaaaaatgataatcaaATCAAGTAATTATTAACAAAACCTGAAGATGATGAATCGTTCCACACGTTCAAAACAGGTAAGAACATCTGTGGTTGAGTCTGCTCCAGAGAGTAAAGTATACGAACTTGTCTCACCATCGTTCACAAACGTCCAGTTTCCGCGCAAAGTGGGcccattataaatatcaaatgtttgACCTTTGAACTCACATGGAATCTCACAATTGACATTTTGACCTGTATATGTAGAAGTTATCTTTGTTACTTATATATCTGTACTACTCAATAAACGAGGTCCAGTTTGTTAGACGGCATTTCAAGAACTCTAAAAGTCATGTTCTATCTATGATACACCATAGAACACTTCAAACCATCATTCCGATGAGGCGAGTGTGTTCTTGTATTACATAAATGTCCGAGATTCAGTGTGCATGATTAATTCAAATGCTGAAAATCACCTCGGGTTCTTAACATTAGAAAgggtatattttcattttatcagtACTGGGATTTTTTACTAAGaaacatttgtaaatacatgAAGCTCATCTATCTCTTGAAGTTGTTATATTCCTGTTGAGTTGTCTTTATAATAGATTTTTCGTTAACAATCATAGCGATtttccaaaacaaatatttttattttcatttaaacatctaaataatattttattttcatttaaacatctaaataatatgataaatcggaaaatattatttaacaGCATTCTTGAAACATGTTTTTGTAAAGTAATTTATTGAAGAAAATCAATAACccacaaaaaataaactgaatgtTGATACCTATATTTAatatttcggggccttttatagctgtatAGACAGTATGCGATTTCATTACAGTTGAAGGCTGTATGATGACTTATGGTTGTcaaattctgtgtcatttggtcttttgtgtagATTTGTCTCTCTGATAATCTTACaatagttattttttatattaaaatatgtaattattCTTAAACGACAGCTTAAT
The genomic region above belongs to Mytilus trossulus isolate FHL-02 chromosome 7, PNRI_Mtr1.1.1.hap1, whole genome shotgun sequence and contains:
- the LOC134726179 gene encoding uncharacterized protein LOC134726179; its protein translation is MSMFGFTDCRRKSEKIKQVQRQNVNCEIPCEFKGQTFDIYNGPTLRGNWTFVNDGETSSYTLLSGADSTTDVLTCFERVERFIIFRVNSEEKFVCYIFDYTPGTSPISFSFGTGASITSSPPVVCNLCNPNGGFDALLAQESGFSPMTIASLPCGAVSSCQSSNPCSASDTIPEGGCPTTTTTTTTETTTATTTKPTKPCHRRRHHHV